The stretch of DNA CTAAGTATTGAGGATCCAAAGCTAAAAACAATCATAAAAACTGATTTTTTAGATTATACAGATTTAATACCAGTTTTTAAAGAGGTAGATGCATGTATATGGTGCCTTGGTATTTCGCAAAACCAGGTAAGTAAAGAAGAGTACGAGATAATTACTTATGAATATGCTGTTGCAGCAGCTAAAACTATGCTTGCAGCTAACCCTGCAGTAACTTTTGTTTTTTTAAGTGGACAGGGGGCAGATTCCTCTGAAAAAAGCAGAATTCTTTTTGCAAGAATAAAAGGAAAAACTGAAAATGCATTAAAAGAATTAAATTTTAAAGAACTGTATATAGCCCGGCCTGGAGGAATTATACCAACCTATCCTCAGACCAATGAATCTATTCTCAAGAAAATAACATTAGGATTCATTAAAATTTCAGGTAAGCTTGTTCCATCCACCGTGATAACTTCCAAGCAACTGGCGCAAGCCCTGCTTTACGTGGCTGAAAAAGGCATTGATGTCATTACACTCGACAATAAATCACTCCAAAAGTTAAGTGCAAATTAAATTTAGTGTTTTTTTATGATTTTGCA from Methanobacterium veterum encodes:
- a CDS encoding NAD(P)H-binding protein, with the translated sequence MKIIIFGATGMVGSEVVRQAIKKQDISEITAVVRNPLSIEDPKLKTIIKTDFLDYTDLIPVFKEVDACIWCLGISQNQVSKEEYEIITYEYAVAAAKTMLAANPAVTFVFLSGQGADSSEKSRILFARIKGKTENALKELNFKELYIARPGGIIPTYPQTNESILKKITLGFIKISGKLVPSTVITSKQLAQALLYVAEKGIDVITLDNKSLQKLSAN